A DNA window from Elephas maximus indicus isolate mEleMax1 chromosome 17, mEleMax1 primary haplotype, whole genome shotgun sequence contains the following coding sequences:
- the LOC126061004 gene encoding putative olfactory receptor 10D4, which produces MKMRNHTAVTEFLLMGIPHTEGMENVLLVLFLGLYLLTLLGNLLILLAILASSNLHTPMYFFLGNLSVLDIFFPSVSSPKMMLCLTGHSHTISFQGCATQLFFYHFLGCTECFLYTVMAYDRFAAICHPLRYMVLMKHQVCAILAVATWMGSCVHASVLTFLVFKLPYCGPNEVNNFSCDIPMMLSLACADTSLAQTVSFTNVSVVALMCFLLILASYIHIVISILRISSSEGRRRAFSTCSAHLTSILLFYGPVVLIYLWPASSLWLDTVVQVLSNIVTPSFNPLIYTLRNKDVKLALKKVIQYALLLFEQLPLDLWTGTE; this is translated from the exons ATGAAGATGAGGAACCACACTGCAGTTACTGAGTTCCTCCTGATGGGAATCCCTCATACAGAAGGGATGGAAAATGTGCTCTTGGTCTTATTCCTGGGCTTGTACCTTCTCACTCTGCTTGGGAACCTACTCATTCTTCTGGCCATCCTAGCTTCCTCTAaccttcacacccccatgtattTCTTTCTGGGAAACCTGTCAGTATTGGACATATTTTTCCCTTCAGTGAGTTCTCCCAAAATGATGCTCTGCCTAACGGGGCACAGCCACACCATCTCCTTCCAGGGCTGTGCAACCCAGCTCTTCTTTTACCATTTCCTGGGCTGCACTGAGTGTTTTCTGTACactgtgatggcctatgaccgctttgCAGCCATCTGCCACCCCTTGCGATACATGGTCCTCATGAAGCATCAAGTGTGCGCTATCTTGGCTGTGGCTACCTGGATGGGGAGCTGTGTGCATGCTTCTGTCCTCACATTCCTTGTCTTTAAGTTACCCTACTGTGGCCCCAATGAGGTGAACAATTTCTCCTGTGATATCCCCATGATGCTGTCCTTGGCCTGTGCTGATACTTCTCTGGCTCAGACAGTGAGTTTCACCAATGTAAGTGTTGTTGCTCTCATGTGTTTCCTTCTTATCCTCGCTTCTTATATTCACATTGTTATCTCAATATTGAGAATCAGCTCATCAGAAGGCAGGCGCAGAGCCTTCTCAACCTGCAGTGCCCACCTGACCTCCATCCTGCTCTTCTATGGTCCTGTGGTGCTCATTTATCTCTGGCCTGCTTCCAGCCTGTGGCTGGATACTGTGGTCCAGGTGTTGAGTAATATTGTTACCCCTTCCTTTAATCCTTTGATTTACACCTTGAGAAACAAGGATGTGAAGCTGGCTCTGAAAAAAGT cATTCAGTATGCCCTTctcctgtttgaacaactgcctcttgatctatggacag GCACAGAATAA